The window GCCTTCCGGAAGTACCACCCACGCTCGAGTGCGTTGGCGAGTCGGTCGGCGACGATCTGGGCGTTGAGGTCCGGTTCGTCGACCTCCTGAACGTCGATTTGCGGGTCTTCGAGGTCGAACCGCTCTTCGAGTTCGGTGGTGATCTTCCGGATGTTCTTCCCGCCCTTACCGATGACCATACCGGGCTTTTCGGCCTTGAGCACGATCTGGGTGCCCATCGGCGTCTTGGCGACGTCCATGCCGCCGTAGCCCGCGCGGGAGAGTTCTTCCGAGAAGAACTCGTCGATCTGGGTCCGCTGTAGGCCGTTTTCGATGAACTGATGTTCGTCTGCCATTATTCGTCGTCCTCCTGTTCTTCGAGGATGAGTTCGACGTCGACCTGCGGGGTGTTCCACGGGGAGGCACGACCGAACGCACGCGGCTTCTGACCGGGGGATTCCCCGACCTTGTGTGCCGCAACGTGCATGATCTCCATGTCCTCGCCGTCGAAGCCCTGATGGTCGGCGTTGTTGGTGGCGTTCTCGAGCAGGTCGAGGAACGCCTTCGAGGCCTTCTCGGGGTACCGTCCAGCGTCCCAGCCCTCGATGTCGTTACGATGGCCGACACCGGAGTTGTGGGACTTGAAGGGAACCGACGCGTCCTCGTCGATGACCGCCTGCAGGTACTCGATGGCCTCGCCGGCCGTCTTGCCCTTGATTTCGCGGGCGATCTCCTTGCTGTGCTTGTGGCTCATGTGACGCTCCCGAAGCATGGCTTTCGCCGTCTTGTCCGGGTCGGCGTCGACACTGTAG of the Natronomonas halophila genome contains:
- a CDS encoding 50S ribosomal protein L22, translating into MGISYSVDADPDKTAKAMLRERHMSHKHSKEIAREIKGKTAGEAIEYLQAVIDEDASVPFKSHNSGVGHRNDIEGWDAGRYPEKASKAFLDLLENATNNADHQGFDGEDMEIMHVAAHKVGESPGQKPRAFGRASPWNTPQVDVELILEEQEDDE